A window from Pseudomonas kribbensis encodes these proteins:
- a CDS encoding formimidoylglutamate deiminase, with translation MSAFFAERALLPNGWANNVRLEVSADGVLTRIQADSTADGAERLSGPLLPGMPNLHSHAFQRAMAGLAEVAGNPNDSFWTWRDLMYRLVGKISPDQLGVIARQLYIEMLKAGYTSVAEFHYVHHDHNGQPYADPAELALRISQAASSAGIGLTLLPVLYSHSGFGGQTPNEGQRRFINSTENYLKLQSRLQPLLAQQKAQSLGLCFHSLRAVTPQQISEVLAASDKQCPVHIHIAEQQKEVDDCLSWSGRRPLQWLYENTEVDQRWCLVHATHANPEEVTLMAKSRAIAGLCLTTEANLGDGIFPAVDFLAQGGRMGIGSDSHVSLSVVEELRWLEYGQRLRDQRRNRLYGADQPMVGRTLYDATLDGGAQALGQPIGALEVGKRADWIVLNGSDPYLATANGDGILNRWLFAGGDRQVRDVLVNGQWVVRDGRHAGEEDSNRAFTQVLRELLG, from the coding sequence ATGTCCGCCTTCTTTGCCGAACGCGCGCTGCTGCCTAACGGATGGGCCAACAATGTACGTCTCGAGGTCAGCGCCGATGGCGTATTGACCCGAATCCAGGCCGATTCCACCGCAGACGGCGCTGAACGGCTGAGCGGTCCGCTGCTGCCGGGCATGCCGAATCTGCACTCCCACGCGTTCCAGCGAGCGATGGCCGGGCTGGCGGAAGTGGCCGGCAATCCCAACGACAGTTTCTGGACCTGGCGCGATCTGATGTACCGGCTCGTCGGAAAAATCAGCCCGGATCAGCTCGGCGTGATCGCCCGCCAGCTGTACATCGAAATGCTCAAGGCCGGTTACACCTCGGTCGCCGAATTCCATTACGTTCACCACGATCACAACGGTCAGCCGTACGCCGATCCGGCGGAACTGGCGTTGCGCATCAGCCAGGCCGCCAGCTCTGCCGGCATCGGTCTGACACTGTTGCCGGTGCTTTACAGCCACAGCGGTTTCGGTGGCCAGACGCCGAACGAAGGCCAGCGCCGCTTCATCAACAGCACCGAAAACTACCTGAAACTGCAATCGCGCCTGCAACCGTTGCTGGCGCAGCAGAAGGCTCAGTCGCTGGGATTGTGTTTCCACTCGTTGCGCGCAGTCACGCCGCAGCAGATCAGCGAAGTGCTGGCGGCCAGCGACAAGCAATGCCCCGTGCACATCCACATCGCCGAACAGCAGAAAGAAGTCGACGACTGCCTGAGCTGGAGCGGTCGCCGCCCTCTGCAATGGCTGTACGAGAACACCGAAGTCGATCAGCGCTGGTGCCTGGTCCACGCGACCCACGCCAATCCGGAAGAAGTCACGCTGATGGCCAAGAGTCGCGCCATCGCCGGTCTGTGCCTGACCACCGAAGCCAACCTCGGCGACGGGATTTTCCCGGCGGTGGATTTCCTCGCTCAGGGCGGACGCATGGGTATCGGCTCCGACAGCCATGTGTCGTTGAGCGTGGTGGAAGAATTGCGTTGGCTGGAATACGGCCAGCGTCTGCGCGATCAGCGGCGCAACCGCTTGTATGGCGCGGATCAACCGATGGTTGGCCGCACGTTGTATGACGCCACACTGGACGGTGGCGCTCAGGCGCTGGGCCAGCCGATCGGCGCGCTGGAGGTCGGCAAGCGCGCCGACTGGATTGTGCTCAATGGCAGCGATCCGTACCTGGCCACCGCCAACGGTGACGGGATCCTCAACCGCTGGCTGTTTGCCGGTGGCGACCGTCAGGTGCGCGACGTGCTGGTCAACGGCCAGTGGGTCGTTCGCGACGGGCGACATGCCGGGGAAGAAGACAGCAATCGCGCCTTCACCCAGGTCCTGCGAGAGCTGTTGGGCTGA
- the hutC gene encoding histidine utilization repressor, protein MGDSPAPLYARVKQMITQQIDSGNWPPHYRVPSESELVSQLGFSRMTINRALREMTADGLLVRMQGVGTFVAEPKSQSALFEVHNIADEIASRGHRHTCQVITLEEEAAGSERALALDMREGQKVFHSLIVHYENDIPVQIEDRFVNALVAPEYLKQDFTLQTPYAYLNQVAPLTEGEHVVEAILAEPSECKLLQIEKGEPCLLIRRRTWSGRQPVTAARLIHPGSRHRLEGRFHK, encoded by the coding sequence ATGGGCGACAGTCCGGCGCCCTTGTACGCCCGCGTCAAACAGATGATTACCCAGCAGATCGACAGTGGTAACTGGCCGCCGCATTACCGCGTGCCGTCGGAAAGCGAGCTGGTCAGCCAGCTGGGCTTCAGCCGCATGACCATCAACCGCGCGCTGCGGGAAATGACCGCCGACGGTCTGCTGGTGCGCATGCAAGGCGTCGGCACCTTCGTCGCCGAGCCGAAGAGTCAGTCCGCGCTGTTCGAAGTGCACAACATCGCCGACGAAATCGCCTCCCGTGGCCATCGCCACACCTGCCAGGTGATCACCCTGGAGGAAGAGGCCGCGGGTTCCGAACGCGCCCTGGCGCTGGATATGCGCGAAGGGCAGAAGGTGTTCCACTCGCTGATCGTGCATTACGAAAACGACATTCCGGTGCAGATCGAAGACCGTTTCGTCAACGCGCTGGTCGCCCCGGAATACCTCAAGCAGGACTTCACCCTGCAAACGCCATACGCCTATCTGAACCAGGTCGCGCCGCTGACCGAAGGCGAGCATGTGGTCGAAGCGATCCTCGCCGAGCCGTCCGAATGCAAATTGCTGCAGATCGAAAAAGGCGAGCCGTGCCTGCTGATCCGCCGTCGCACCTGGTCGGGTCGTCAGCCGGTGACCGCTGCACGTCTGATCCATCCCGGTTCCCGTCATCGTCTGGAAGGTCGGTTCCATAAATGA
- a CDS encoding HutD/Ves family protein: MKELKVLRAEGYPRMPWKNGGGSTEEITRDAGAGLDGFGWRLSIADIAESGGFSTFTGYQRVITVLQGDGMTLCVDGDDSRPLLPLDPFAFSGESQVSCTLLGGAIRDFNLIYAPQRYSARLQWLDGEQRFFSSAGTVLVFSVSELLQVQVGDSASQLGRHDCLQLDGNTGLVEIAVNAGCCVIELTAR; this comes from the coding sequence ATGAAAGAGTTGAAGGTTTTACGCGCCGAAGGCTACCCGCGCATGCCGTGGAAAAACGGCGGCGGCAGCACCGAGGAAATCACCCGTGACGCCGGTGCCGGCCTTGACGGTTTCGGCTGGCGCCTGTCGATTGCCGACATCGCCGAATCCGGCGGTTTCTCGACGTTCACCGGTTATCAACGGGTGATCACGGTGTTGCAGGGCGACGGCATGACCTTGTGCGTCGACGGTGACGACTCCCGGCCGCTGTTACCCCTCGACCCGTTTGCCTTCAGCGGCGAAAGCCAGGTGTCCTGCACCTTGCTCGGCGGGGCGATCCGCGACTTCAACCTGATCTACGCGCCACAGCGTTACAGCGCGCGCTTGCAGTGGCTGGATGGCGAGCAGCGGTTTTTCAGCTCCGCCGGCACCGTTCTCGTTTTCAGTGTCAGCGAGTTACTGCAAGTGCAGGTCGGTGACAGCGCTTCGCAGCTTGGCCGGCATGATTGCCTGCAACTGGACGGCAACACCGGTCTGGTGGAAATCGCCGTCAACGCGGGCTGCTGTGTGATCGAACTGACTGCACGCTGA
- the hutU gene encoding urocanate hydratase, with product MTDAKTTKFRDVEIRASRGNKLTAKSWLTEAPLRMLMNNLDPEVAENPKELVVYGGIGRAARNWECYDKIVESLTNLNDDETLLVQSGKPVGVFKTHSNAPRVLIANSNLVPHWATWEHFNELDAKGLAMYGQMTAGSWIYIGSQGIVQGTYETFVEAGRQHYDSNLKGRWVLTAGLGGMGGAQPLAATLAGACSLNIECQQVSIDFRLKSRYVDEQAKDLDDALARIEKYTKEGKAISIALLGNAAEILPELVRRGVRPDMVTDQTSAHDPLNGYLPAGWTWDEYRARAKTEPAAVIKAAKQSMAVHVKAMLDFQKQGIPTFDYGNNIRQMAQEEGVENAFDFPGFVPAYIRPLFCRGIGPFRWAALSGDPQDIYKTDAKVKELIPDDAHLHNWLDMARERISFQGLPARICWVGLGQRAKLGLAFNEMVRRGELSAPIVIGRDHLDSGSVSSPNRETESMQDGSDAVSDWPLLNALLNTASGATWVSLHHGGGVGMGFSQHSGMVIVCDGTDEAAERIARVLHNDPGTGVMRHADAGYQIAIDCAKEQGLNLPMITGK from the coding sequence GTGACTGACGCAAAAACTACTAAATTCCGTGACGTTGAAATCCGTGCATCGCGCGGCAACAAGCTGACCGCCAAGAGCTGGCTGACCGAAGCGCCGCTGCGCATGCTGATGAACAACCTCGACCCGGAAGTGGCCGAGAACCCGAAAGAGCTGGTGGTCTACGGTGGCATCGGTCGCGCCGCGCGCAACTGGGAGTGCTACGACAAGATCGTCGAAAGCCTGACCAACCTGAATGACGACGAAACCCTGCTGGTGCAGTCCGGCAAACCGGTCGGCGTGTTCAAGACCCACAGCAATGCCCCGCGCGTGCTGATCGCCAACTCCAACCTGGTGCCGCACTGGGCGACCTGGGAACACTTCAACGAACTCGACGCGAAAGGTCTGGCGATGTACGGCCAGATGACCGCCGGCAGCTGGATCTACATCGGCAGCCAGGGCATCGTCCAGGGCACTTACGAAACCTTCGTCGAGGCCGGTCGCCAGCATTACGATTCGAACCTCAAGGGCCGCTGGGTCCTGACCGCCGGCCTCGGCGGCATGGGCGGCGCCCAGCCGCTGGCCGCGACCCTGGCCGGTGCCTGCTCGCTGAACATCGAATGCCAGCAGGTGAGCATCGATTTCCGCCTGAAAAGCCGTTACGTCGACGAGCAGGCCAAAGACCTCGACGACGCCCTGGCGCGCATCGAGAAGTACACAAAAGAAGGCAAGGCGATCTCCATCGCGCTGCTGGGTAACGCCGCCGAAATCCTTCCGGAACTGGTCCGTCGTGGCGTGCGCCCGGACATGGTCACCGACCAGACCAGCGCCCACGATCCGCTCAACGGTTACCTGCCGGCCGGCTGGACCTGGGACGAATACCGCGCCCGCGCCAAGACCGAACCGGCCGCTGTGATCAAGGCCGCCAAGCAATCGATGGCGGTGCACGTCAAAGCCATGCTCGACTTCCAGAAGCAAGGCATCCCGACCTTCGACTACGGCAACAACATCCGCCAGATGGCCCAGGAAGAGGGCGTGGAAAACGCCTTCGACTTCCCGGGTTTCGTGCCGGCCTACATCCGTCCGTTGTTCTGCCGTGGCATCGGCCCGTTCCGCTGGGCGGCGCTGTCGGGTGATCCGCAGGACATCTACAAGACCGACGCCAAGGTCAAAGAACTGATCCCGGACGACGCCCATCTGCACAACTGGCTGGACATGGCCCGCGAGCGCATCAGCTTCCAGGGTCTGCCGGCGCGCATTTGCTGGGTCGGCCTGGGCCAGCGCGCCAAGCTCGGTCTGGCGTTCAACGAAATGGTCCGTCGCGGCGAGCTGTCGGCCCCGATCGTCATCGGCCGCGACCACCTCGACTCCGGCTCGGTCTCCAGCCCGAACCGTGAAACCGAATCGATGCAGGACGGCTCCGATGCCGTCTCCGACTGGCCACTGCTCAACGCTTTGCTCAACACCGCGAGCGGCGCGACCTGGGTTTCCCTGCACCACGGCGGCGGCGTCGGCATGGGCTTCTCGCAACACTCGGGCATGGTAATCGTCTGCGACGGTACGGACGAAGCAGCCGAGCGTATCGCTCGCGTGCTGCACAACGACCCGGGCACCGGTGTGATGCGTCACGCCGATGCCGGTTACCAGATCGCCATCGACTGCGCCAAGGAGCAAGGGCTGAACCTGCCGATGATCACCGGAAAATAA
- a CDS encoding purine-cytosine permease family protein produces MAGNTDRASNKPLIERRSIDYIPEAERHGRLFSQFTLWMGANLQITAIVTGALAVVLGGDVFWSLIGLLIGQLLGGGVMALHAAQGPKLGLPQMISSRVQFGVYGAAIPIVLVCLMYLGFTATGTVLSGQALGQLFGVSDTVGILLFASVIVVVTVLGYRVIHWIGRIASVIGVIAFVYLFSRLMSQVDVGALLQIRHFSWSSFLLAVSLAASWQIAFGPYVADYSRYLPSKVSSVKTFFAAGAGSVIGAQVAMILGVFAAASANGQFAGHEVAYIVGLGGTGATAALLYFSIAFGKVTISTLNSYGSFMCIATIISGFRGHLTVSRMQRLVFVLVIVGAATLIALLGQHSFLGAFKSFILFLLAFFTPWSAINLVDYYCITREHYDVPALADPNGRYGRWNLLGISVYVFGVLVQLPFISTKFYTGPLVAELGDVDISWIIGLVLPAALYYVCAKKWHGSVPDHLILPVEQNSVVQPEANGTGRAAAQA; encoded by the coding sequence ATGGCTGGCAACACCGATCGTGCAAGCAACAAACCGTTGATCGAAAGGCGTTCGATCGACTACATCCCGGAAGCGGAAAGACACGGTCGTCTATTCAGTCAGTTCACCCTGTGGATGGGTGCCAACCTGCAAATCACCGCGATTGTCACCGGGGCGTTGGCCGTGGTGCTGGGCGGCGATGTGTTCTGGTCGCTGATCGGTCTGTTGATCGGTCAACTGCTGGGCGGCGGCGTCATGGCGCTGCACGCGGCGCAAGGGCCGAAGCTGGGCCTGCCGCAGATGATTTCCAGCCGTGTGCAGTTCGGGGTGTATGGCGCAGCGATTCCGATTGTGCTGGTGTGCCTGATGTACCTCGGTTTCACCGCCACCGGCACCGTACTGTCGGGTCAGGCGCTGGGCCAGTTGTTCGGGGTCAGCGACACCGTCGGCATCCTGCTCTTCGCCAGCGTCATCGTGGTGGTCACGGTGCTCGGCTATCGGGTGATTCACTGGATCGGCCGTATCGCCAGTGTCATCGGCGTGATTGCTTTCGTTTACCTGTTCAGCCGTCTGATGAGTCAGGTGGACGTCGGCGCACTCCTGCAAATCCGTCACTTCAGCTGGAGCAGCTTCCTGTTGGCGGTGTCGCTGGCAGCGTCCTGGCAGATCGCCTTCGGCCCTTACGTGGCGGACTATTCGCGTTACCTGCCGAGCAAGGTTTCCTCGGTGAAAACCTTCTTTGCTGCCGGCGCCGGTTCGGTGATCGGCGCGCAAGTGGCGATGATTCTCGGTGTGTTCGCGGCGGCTTCGGCCAACGGGCAGTTCGCCGGTCATGAAGTGGCCTACATCGTCGGTCTGGGCGGCACCGGTGCCACCGCGGCGCTGCTGTATTTCAGCATCGCGTTCGGCAAGGTGACCATCTCCACCCTGAACTCCTACGGCAGCTTCATGTGCATCGCGACCATCATCAGCGGCTTCCGTGGCCACCTGACGGTCAGCCGGATGCAGCGTCTGGTGTTCGTGCTGGTGATCGTCGGTGCAGCGACCCTGATCGCTTTGCTCGGCCAGCACTCGTTCCTCGGGGCGTTCAAGTCTTTCATCCTGTTCCTGCTGGCGTTCTTCACGCCATGGAGCGCGATCAACCTGGTGGACTACTACTGCATTACCCGTGAGCACTACGACGTCCCGGCGCTGGCCGATCCGAACGGTCGCTACGGCCGCTGGAACCTCCTCGGGATCAGCGTCTATGTGTTCGGTGTGCTGGTGCAGCTGCCGTTCATTTCCACCAAGTTCTATACCGGTCCGCTGGTGGCCGAACTGGGTGATGTGGATATCTCGTGGATCATCGGTCTGGTGCTGCCCGCTGCGCTTTACTACGTGTGCGCAAAGAAATGGCACGGCAGCGTGCCCGATCACCTGATTCTGCCGGTCGAGCAGAACAGCGTTGTACAACCTGAAGCAAACGGGACCGGCCGCGCTGCGGCGCAGGCCTGA
- a CDS encoding ABC transporter substrate-binding protein, whose amino-acid sequence MKSNKTLLTTLLSMGLLASAGATQAAGWCESGKPVKFAGLNWESAMLLTDVLQVVLEKGYDCKTDSLPGNSITMENALSSNDIQVFAEEWVGRSEVWNKAEKAGKVVGVGAPVVGAVEGWYVPRYVIEGDAKRKIEAKAPDLKNIADLGKYSAIFKDAEEPSKGRFYNCPAGWTCELDNSEMLKSYGLENSYTNFRPGTGPALDAAVLSNYKRGEPILFYYWSPTPLMGQIDAVKLEEKPGVDKRVTIKVGLSKTFHEEAPELVAVLEKVNLPIDLLNQNLGRMTKERIESPKLAKIFLKEHPEVWHAWVSDDAAKKIDAAL is encoded by the coding sequence ATGAAATCGAACAAGACCCTGCTGACCACATTGCTGTCCATGGGCCTGCTGGCCAGTGCCGGTGCCACCCAGGCCGCCGGCTGGTGCGAATCCGGCAAACCGGTGAAATTCGCCGGCTTGAACTGGGAAAGCGCGATGTTGCTGACCGACGTGCTGCAAGTCGTGCTGGAGAAAGGTTACGACTGCAAGACCGACAGCCTGCCAGGCAACTCCATCACCATGGAAAACGCCCTGAGCAGCAACGATATTCAAGTGTTCGCCGAAGAGTGGGTCGGCCGCAGCGAGGTCTGGAACAAGGCCGAGAAGGCCGGCAAGGTCGTGGGTGTCGGCGCGCCGGTGGTCGGTGCGGTGGAAGGCTGGTACGTGCCGCGCTACGTGATCGAAGGCGATGCCAAACGCAAGATCGAAGCCAAGGCACCGGACCTGAAAAACATCGCTGACCTGGGCAAATACTCGGCGATCTTCAAGGACGCCGAAGAGCCGTCCAAGGGCCGCTTCTATAACTGTCCGGCCGGCTGGACCTGCGAGCTGGACAACAGCGAAATGCTGAAAAGCTACGGCCTGGAAAACAGCTACACCAACTTCCGTCCGGGCACCGGTCCGGCGCTGGATGCGGCGGTGCTGTCGAACTACAAGCGCGGCGAGCCGATCCTGTTCTACTACTGGTCGCCAACCCCGCTGATGGGCCAGATCGACGCGGTCAAACTGGAAGAGAAGCCGGGCGTCGACAAGCGCGTGACCATCAAGGTCGGCCTGTCCAAGACCTTCCACGAGGAAGCCCCGGAGCTGGTGGCCGTGCTGGAAAAGGTCAACCTGCCGATCGACCTGCTGAACCAGAACCTGGGCCGCATGACCAAGGAGCGGATCGAGTCGCCGAAGCTGGCGAAAATCTTCCTCAAGGAACATCCTGAGGTCTGGCATGCGTGGGTCAGCGACGACGCTGCCAAGAAAATCGACGCGGCGCTGTAG